Within Deltaproteobacteria bacterium, the genomic segment CACTGCCGCGGTCTCCTTCATCCTCGCCCTCAAGTGGCTCTCCGCGGTCCCAACGGCGCGCCGCGGAGTGATCGTGGGGGCGGCCGGGATGGCGCTGGCGGTCGCGGGGACGCTGCTGAAACCGGAAATCGAAAGCTACCGGTGGATCGCGGTCGCCTTCGTGGCCGGGACCGCCATCGGCGTCCCGATGGCGATGATGCCGATGACCGCGGTGCCGCAGCGGACCGCCCTCTCCCACGCCTTCGGGGCGTTGGCGGCGGCGCTGGTGGGGACGGCCGAATTCTACCTGCGGGCGCCCGCCATCGACCGCTTCACCATGGGGGCGCTGGTCCTCGAAGTGCTGCTGGGGTTTCTCACCTTCACCGCCTCGCTGATGGCGTTCGGAAAGCTCCAGGAGATCCTCCCCACCCGCCCCATCACGTGGCGGAACCAGAACATCCTCAATTTCACGATCCTCGGGCTCGCGGTGGCGTCGGGGGCATACCTCGTCGCCCGCCCGGACGCGATCCTGTTGTTCCCTGTTTTCGGGAGCCTCGCGCTCGTGTTCGGTGTGATGCTCATCATCCCGATCGGCGGCGCGGATATGCCGACGGTGATCTCCCTCCTCAACTCCTACGCGGGCCTGTCGGCGGCGGCCATGGGGTTCGTGCTCGACAACAAGCTGCTGATCATCGCCGGCGCGCTCGACGGCTCCTCCGGCCTCGTCCTGTCGGTGATCATGTGCCGCGCGATGAACCGGTCGTTCACCAACGTCCTGTTCGGCGCGTTCGGGCAAGTCCAGGCGACGGCCGGGGCCGCGGGGGAACAACGCGCGGTGCGAAGCGCCACGCCGGAAGAGGCCGCGGGAATTCTGCAGGTGGCGAGCCGCGTGATCGTCGTCCCCGGCTACGGCATGGCCGTCGCCCAGGCGCAGCACAAGGTCCGGGAGCTGTACGACGCGCTGACGAAGGCGGGCATCGACGTGCGGTTCGCCATCCACCCGGTGGCGGGACGGATGCCGGGTCACATGAACGTGCTCCTCGCCGAGGCGAACATACCGTACGACCGGCTGGTCGAGATGGAGGAGGTGAACTCCGACTTCCCGCAGGCCGACGTGGCCTTGGTGATCGGCGCCAACGACGTCACGAACCCCGCGGCGCGCCACGACAGGAACAGTCCGATCTACGGGATGCCGATCCTCGACGTGGACAAGGCGCGCACGGTGATGGTGATCAAGCGGAGCATGAGCCCGGGGTTCGCGGGGATCGACAACGAGCTGT encodes:
- a CDS encoding NAD(P)(+) transhydrogenase (Re/Si-specific) subunit beta, yielding MIDRAIPLLYLTAAVSFILALKWLSAVPTARRGVIVGAAGMALAVAGTLLKPEIESYRWIAVAFVAGTAIGVPMAMMPMTAVPQRTALSHAFGALAAALVGTAEFYLRAPAIDRFTMGALVLEVLLGFLTFTASLMAFGKLQEILPTRPITWRNQNILNFTILGLAVASGAYLVARPDAILLFPVFGSLALVFGVMLIIPIGGADMPTVISLLNSYAGLSAAAMGFVLDNKLLIIAGALDGSSGLVLSVIMCRAMNRSFTNVLFGAFGQVQATAGAAGEQRAVRSATPEEAAGILQVASRVIVVPGYGMAVAQAQHKVRELYDALTKAGIDVRFAIHPVAGRMPGHMNVLLAEANIPYDRLVEMEEVNSDFPQADVALVIGANDVTNPAARHDRNSPIYGMPILDVDKARTVMVIKRSMSPGFAGIDNELYYMDRTLMVFGDAKAVVGNLVKEFAGGT